The Candidatus Polarisedimenticolaceae bacterium genome has a window encoding:
- a CDS encoding cupin domain-containing protein — translation MSVQRVDKPWGHEIRFVRTDRYAGKLLFIKAGSQLSLQYHERKDEAFYVQEGTLDLVLGRGADQRVERLGPGGTWHITPHTVHRFRAVTDCTLFEVSTPELEDVVRVEDDYGREGTTDGPNPPILGRP, via the coding sequence ATGAGCGTGCAACGCGTGGACAAGCCTTGGGGTCACGAGATCCGCTTCGTGCGGACCGACCGGTACGCCGGGAAACTCCTGTTCATCAAGGCGGGGAGCCAGTTGAGCCTGCAGTACCACGAGCGGAAGGACGAGGCGTTCTACGTCCAGGAAGGGACCCTCGACCTCGTGCTCGGCAGGGGCGCCGACCAGCGCGTGGAGCGGCTCGGCCCGGGAGGGACCTGGCACATCACCCCGCACACCGTCCACCGCTTCCGGGCGGTGACCGACTGCACCCTGTTCGAGGTCTCGACCCCGGAGCTCGAGGACGTGGTGCGGGTCGAGGACGACTACGGCCGGGAAGGGACGACGGACGGCCCCAATCCTCCTATACTCGGCAGGCCATGA